The DNA segment GCTCCGACGCGCCCGAGCGGACCACTTCTCCTCCCCCGCGTTTGGAACCCGGAGGAGGGGGGTACGAGGGAGAGGTGAACGACTCGATCCAGCCGGGCTCCGCGCACCGCACCGCGGAGGACGCCCCCGCCCCGCGCGCTGCGCGGCTGCGCGGAATCCTCTTCGACCGCGACGCGACGCTCGTGGTCGACGTGCCCTACAACGGCGACCCGGCGCTGGTCGAGCCGATGCCCACCGCGCTGGACGCGGTCGAGCGGGCCCGCGAGGCGGGACTGAAGCTCGGTGTCGTCACGAACCAGTCCGGCATCGCCCGCGGCATCATCGACCGCGCGCAGGCCGACGCCGTGAACCGCCGGGTGGACGAGCTGTTCGGCGGCTTCGACGCCTGGATGCTCTGCCCGCACGGCCCCGAGGACGGCTGCGCCTGCCGCAAGCCCGCGCCGGGCATGGTGCTCGACGCCGCGCAGACCCTCGGACTGCCCGCAGGCTCCCTCGCGGTGATCGGCGACATCGGCGCCGACGTCGGCGCGGCCGCGGCCGCGGGGGCCCGCGGCGTGCTCGTGCCCACCCCGATCACCCGGGCCGAGGAGGTCGCCGCCGCACCGCTGCGCGCGGCGACACTCCTCGAGGCCGTCGAGCTGCTGCTGGCGATGCAGCCGGACGAGGACGCCGAATGACCCGCCGCGTGCTGGTGGCGCGCCTGGACAGCGCCGGCGACGTGCTGCTCTGCGGACCGGCCGTCCGCGCGATCGCGGCCGACGCCGAGGTGCTGCTGCTCGCCGGACCGCAGGGCGCGCCCGCCGCGGCGCTGCTGCCGGGGCCTGTGGCCGTGCGCACCTGGTCCTGCCCGTGGATCGGCGACGCCTCGCGCCCGGTCGACTCCGCCCTCGTGGCGGAGCTGCGCGCGATCGTCGAGGAGTTCGCTCCGGACGAGGCCGTGATCCTCACCTCCTTCCACCAGTCGCCGCTGCCGCTGGCGCTGCTGCTGCGCCTGTCCGGCGTCGCACGGATCTCCGGCGCGTCCGTCGACTTCGCCGGCGCGCTGCTCGACGTGCGGCTCGTCCCGGGCGAGACGCTCGAGGAGGACCAGCCCGAGCCGGAGCGCGCGCTCGCCATCGCGGCGGCCGCGGGCTTCGCGCTGCCCGAGGACGACGACGGGCTGCTGCGGGTGAACCGCGGCGGCGATCTCCCCGCCGCACTCGAGGGCGTCGGACCCTACGTCGTCGTGCACCCCGGAGCGGCAGTGCCCGCGCGGGCCTGGCCGGC comes from the Rathayibacter festucae DSM 15932 genome and includes:
- a CDS encoding glycosyltransferase family 9 protein → MTRRVLVARLDSAGDVLLCGPAVRAIAADAEVLLLAGPQGAPAAALLPGPVAVRTWSCPWIGDASRPVDSALVAELRAIVEEFAPDEAVILTSFHQSPLPLALLLRLSGVARISGASVDFAGALLDVRLVPGETLEEDQPEPERALAIAAAAGFALPEDDDGLLRVNRGGDLPAALEGVGPYVVVHPGAAVPARAWPAENAARAVELLADSGVAVAVTGGPGERALTALVAGSRGIDLGGATDFAGAAEVLARAEVVISGNTGPAHLAAAVGTPVVSLFAPVVPAIRWAPYGVPVELLGDQQAACAGSRARVCPVPGHPCLAGVSAEEAVAAAHRLRALPRRDSTTSTTTPSEALA
- a CDS encoding HAD family hydrolase, which gives rise to MNDSIQPGSAHRTAEDAPAPRAARLRGILFDRDATLVVDVPYNGDPALVEPMPTALDAVERAREAGLKLGVVTNQSGIARGIIDRAQADAVNRRVDELFGGFDAWMLCPHGPEDGCACRKPAPGMVLDAAQTLGLPAGSLAVIGDIGADVGAAAAAGARGVLVPTPITRAEEVAAAPLRAATLLEAVELLLAMQPDEDAE